The Microbacter margulisiae genomic sequence TATACCCTACAGATAGATTGGCAGTAAAAAGAAAGCTTGGGGGTGCATCTTTGAGGATAAGATCCATCGCTCCCCCAATTGCATCACCTTCCATATCGGGTGTCAATGCCTTAATAACTACCAGATTGGAAATTAATTCCGCTGGAAAAATATCCATTGGCACATATCTGTTTTTATCATCCGGACTGGGGATCTTAATGCCATCCACTAAAGTATAATTGTATCGCTTATCCATTCCCCGAATGATTGCATATTGTCCTTCACCACTGTTAGCCGTCCTTTGTACCGTTACACCCGGCATTCGCGAAAGCACATTGGCAACCGTAATATCAGGAGATAATTGAATACTCTTGGCAGATAAAATGTTTTCCACATTTTCAGCAGTTCGCTCTTTATGGATGGCATAAGCGTTGCTTTCTGTGTTTTGTTGCGCTACAACATCAACCTGAGCTAATGACAGTCCCTTAGGTTCCAGGAAAACTGTCATATGAACCACCTTATGATTTAATGCAACATATATATTTTTTTCTTTTATTTCATACCCAATATACTTGAAGATCAAATCATGACTTCCTTCATTGACATTATTTAATTTAAAAGAGCCATCCATCCCAACTACATCATTCACTTTCATATTGTTCTGATCATATACCACAGCTCCAATTAAAGGCTCCTTATTTTTAGCATCTAGTACATAACCCTTTATTACAGTAGCACTAAGATTATTCTCCAGCAAAACAACACACAAAATGAACAGTAAAATTTTCTTCATAGCCAACATACAATATATTTATAAATAGAAAACAACACTTTCCTGACAGACGATTATACATAATCTCTGCAATCAAATAATAATTTTATTTATTTTCGCTGGCAAAATTATAATGGCATTATTACAACCCTATGAAGAAAACATTAAGATAACATTACATTCTTATCACAAATAATTAGGTAAGACTATATGATATTTTGTACCTTTATGGTTGAAAAAAACGCTTCTGCCCAAAAGCTTAAAAACATATCATCTATGTCTTCTTTCATTCTTATTCTGGTTTTCATAGCAGGCTATGCTGCCATTGCGTTCGAACATTCCATTAAGCTTAACAAAGCTGCATCCGCTCTGCTCACAGGAGTAGCCTGCTGGACTTTATACACCGTTGAACAATCTGATTTTTCCAAAGTAAATGAGCAGTTGCTTATCCACCTGGGGGATATCTCCTCCATCCTGTTTTTCCTTTTCGGAGCCATGACTATCGTAGAGCTCATCGATGGACATAATGGATTTTCCATCCTTTCACAATACATCAGAACCACAAAAAAAAGCACCCTGTTGGTAATTATCAGCATGATCACTTTCATCCTATCCGCATTGCTGGATAACCTGACCACCGCCATCGTAATGACTTCTTTGTGTGGACGGCTGCTGACCGACAAGGAAGACCGCTGGTGGTTCGGGGGGATGATTATTATTGCCGCCAATGCAGGCGGGGCATGGTCGCCTATCGGGGATGTCACCACCACCATGCTTTGGATCGGAGGACAGGTTACCGGATATCATCTGGTCATCAAATTGCTGATTCCATCGCTTGTGGTGCTTTTACTCCCTTTATTGGTGGTCTTTTTCAAGTTCAAAGGACAAACCATCCGGGAACATGCGCTACCCGAAACTTCCCCGATGGAACGCAGGGAAAGTACTATTATTCTTGCATTGGGCGTTGCAACACTGCTATTTGTCCCCTTCTTCAAGGCCATTACCCATCTGCCGCCTTTTATGGGCATGCTACTGGCATTAGGCATTATGTGGGTCGCTACCTCTATTATAGAAAACCGGAAAAAACGCAAGAAACCTCATCCGGTAGTGTTTGCCCTGCACAAAATCGATGGGCAGAGCATCCTCTTTTTTCTGGGTATTTTGCTTGCCGTGGCCGCACTGCAATCATCCGGTCTTCTAGCCAGACTGGCCATATTCCTGGAAGACACCTTTAGAAACGATTACCTGATTGGATCTGCCCTGGGACTCATCTCGGCCATCATCGACAATGTACCGTTAGTTGCTGCCACGCAAGGGATGTATTCGTTGCAGACCTTCCCTGTAGATCATTTCTTCTGGCATTTCATCGCCCTGACCACCGGCACGGGAGGAAGCACCATCATCATCGGCTCTGCAGCAGGCGTAGCCGTAATGGGTCTGGAGAAAATATCCTTTATGTGGTATCTGAAAAAAATCAGTTGGCTGGGACTTCTCGGCTTTTTGGGTGGAATCCTGGCATTCGTACTGATGCATCTGACATAGACGACCTGCCAGAGGGATATCTTCCCTGTTTTTCTCAAACAGTTCTTCCACTTCTTCTTGGTGCGTTTTTATCCTGTAGCCGCAATCTCATTTGCATATAGGCATATCCAATAACATTTGACTTCATCTTATCGAAAAATCCCCTTTATCGCTACCCTAT encodes the following:
- the nhaD gene encoding sodium:proton antiporter NhaD, producing the protein MSSFILILVFIAGYAAIAFEHSIKLNKAASALLTGVACWTLYTVEQSDFSKVNEQLLIHLGDISSILFFLFGAMTIVELIDGHNGFSILSQYIRTTKKSTLLVIISMITFILSALLDNLTTAIVMTSLCGRLLTDKEDRWWFGGMIIIAANAGGAWSPIGDVTTTMLWIGGQVTGYHLVIKLLIPSLVVLLLPLLVVFFKFKGQTIREHALPETSPMERRESTIILALGVATLLFVPFFKAITHLPPFMGMLLALGIMWVATSIIENRKKRKKPHPVVFALHKIDGQSILFFLGILLAVAALQSSGLLARLAIFLEDTFRNDYLIGSALGLISAIIDNVPLVAATQGMYSLQTFPVDHFFWHFIALTTGTGGSTIIIGSAAGVAVMGLEKISFMWYLKKISWLGLLGFLGGILAFVLMHLT